In Brevibacillus marinus, the genomic window GAGCTGGACTTGGTCATCTGCATCACGGAAGGCATTCCGGTTCTCGACATGGTCAAAGTAAAACGCTACATGGAGGGCAAAAAGACGCGCCTGATCGGACCGAACTGCCCGGGCGTAATCACCCCGGGCGAGTGCAAGATCGGGATCATGCCCGGCTATATTCACAAACCGGGCAAAGTGGGAATCGTCTCCCGCTCCGGTACCCTGACCTACGAAGCGGTGCTGCAAACCACGACCCGCGGCATTGGCCAGTCGACGGCAGTCGGGATTGGCGGCGACCCGGTCAACGGAACCAACTTTATCGATGTGCTCAAACTGTTCAATGAAGACCCCGATACGGAAGCCGTGATCATGATCGGGGAAATCGGCGGTACGGCGGAAGAGGAAGCCGCGGAGTGGATCGCCGCCAACATGAAAAAACCGGTGGTCGGGTTTATCGGCGGACAGACGGCGCCTCCGGGAAAACGGATGGGCCACGCCGGCGCGATTATCTCCGGCGGCAAAGGAACGGCCAAGGAAAAGATCGCCAAACTGGAAGCCTGCGGTGTGCGCGTCGCAAAGACGCCGGCGGTAATCGGCGAGACGCTCGTGGAAGTGCTGAAAGAAAGAGGCTTGCTGGAAAAAGTCATGAGTTAAGCGCTGAGAGGGCAACTTTGTTGCCCTCTTATTTTGTAGACATAGAGGCCGTCGGGAAAGAGGGCGTCCCTTTTCGTCCTCACTTCCGCATTATTCGTGTGGCAGAGGGGGAACAGTTTCGCTCAAAGCTCTGCCAGTGCCAGCAAGGAAGCTGGTATGACCGTCTCCGCTTGCAAAAGCGGTACGGCGGCCAAAAGCCCTCAAGGGGCGTTTGTATTTCAGGGAAGCCGTTGGCCGCCAAGCGTGTACCGCTTTTGCCCGCTCCGACTCTGTCGGCACGGCCAAGGCTTTTCGCTCCCGCTGTTTCCCCTTTTCTCCCGAACGTTTACCCGTTTCCGGAGACAAAAGGGACGCTCCCTTTACGACAACAACTCTTAGCTTGTAGAAAAAGTAGCGTTTGCGATCAAAAGCGTCCCATTTTCGAACGGAACGACTTTTGCCAACCAACCGAGCGAAAGCCCAGCGAAGCGGGGGCTTTCGGGCGCAAACGTGAAAAAACTTCGACGGCGACACTACTTTTTGCGCCCGCCCGCTTCGCTTGGCTGAAGCGGACAGATCTGCTTCCCTGCTGGTTGGCAACGGAGTGAGGGAAGGAAAAGGGACGCTTTTTTTGTACGGCCTGCTGTCTCTTCCTATAATTATGGAGGAAACCGCAGACAAGCGTTGTGGGGGGAGCGAGCATGGAGGAAACCTGCCGACTGGAAGAACGGGATATCGTCTATTCACTGACCATCCTTCCGGGAGTGGGCCGCAAAACCTTGTACCAACTGTACCAGCGGCTGGGCTCTTACCATGCTCTGTTGGCGGAAGATTCGCGAGCGCTGCTCGCCGCGATGCAGCTGCCGCGGAGCGTGCAAGACGCGATCAGCCGCACCGTGAATCGGCGGCAGGTGCTGGCGGACAAACAAGCGCGCATCCGCCGCGGCATTTCTTTCGTCTGCTTTCTCGACGAGCAGTTTCCGCCGCTGCTGCGGGAGATCCCCGACCCGCCGGCGGTTTTGTTCTACAGGGGAAACCTCGCTTTGCTCAGCCGGCCGATGCTCGGCGTGGTGGGCACGCGCCGCCCGACGGCATACGGCAAAGCGGCGTGCCGCTACGTGACAGCAGGTTTGTGCCACGCCGGGTTTGTCATCGTCTCCGGTCTCGCCCAAGGGATTGATGCCGAGGCACATCGCTCCGCCCTGGAGCAAGGGGGCGGTACGGTAGCCGTCCTCGGCGGCGGAATCGACCAGATCTACCCGCGCCAGAACCGCCCGCTTTATCAGCAGATCGCGCAAAGCGGATTGCTGCTTGCGGAATACGCGCCGGGCGAGCCGCCGCGGCCGGGGATGTTTCCCGAGCGCAACAGGCTGATCAGCGGCCTGAGCCTCGGCGTGCTGATCGTGGAAGCGGCTGAACGGAGCGGCTCGCTGATTACCGCCGACTGTGCGCTGGAGCAGGGAAAAGAGGTGTTTGCCCTGCCGGGGCCGATCTTCTCCCGCGCAAGCGCCGGCCCCCACCAGCTGATCAAGCAAGGGGCGAAGCTGGTCACCAGCGTACAGGACATCATCGAGGAATTTCCCGGCTGCGCGGCCAGCGGCGAAGCCCCCAGCTCGCCCAAGAGCGCTGGGCTTGCTGCGGACGAGCGGCAGCTGCTCGCGCTGATCGGCTACGAACCGGTGCACTGGGAAGCGCTGTTCGCGCAGCTTGATCCCGCCGCCCGCGGCCTGCTGGATCGCACCCTGCTGTACCTGGAGACAAAGGGCTTGATCGCAGCGCTTCCCGGCGGATATTACGTCAAACAGATGGAATGATAAGCACAGTAATCGTTTGACAAATAAAATAGCATATTGAATAATAGGGGAGATTCAGTACCCGAAGGGGGAGGAAAGAGTTGGCTGACACGCTTGTGATTGTTGAGTCTCCAGCGAAAGCGAAAACGATCGGAAAATATTTGGGAAGCAAATATACGGTTAAAGCGTCGATGGGCCATGTTCGAGACCTCCCGAAGAGTCAAATGGGCGTTGACGTAACGAATAATTACGAACCGAAATATATAACCATTCGCGGAAAAGGGGATGTCTTGAAGGAACTGAAGGACACGGCAAAAAAGGTAAAAAAGGTCTACCTCGCTGCGGACCCCGACCGCGAAGGGGAGGCGATCGCCTGGCACCTCGCGCAGTACCTGGGTTTGGATCTGTCCGAACCGATCCGGGTGGTGTTTAACGAGATTACCAAGGATGCGGTGCGAGACGCGTTCAAGCATCCCCGCCGGATCAACATGGATCTGGTCAACGCGCAGCAGGCACGCAGGATTCTCGATCGCTTGGTCGGGTATAACATCAGTCCGCTGCTGTGGAAAAAAGTTCGCAAAGGACTGAGCGCAGGCCGCGTGCAGTCTGTCACGGTAAAGATGATTATCGACCGGGAGAAGGAAATCAAAGCGTTTGTCCCGCAGGAATATTGGACGATCACGGGGAAACTGCTGGCGGACGGACAGGTGGTCGAGGCGCGTTTTCACGGCTTCGGCGAGGAGAAGGCGGAGATTCGTTCCCAGGAGGAAGTCGACCAGATCCTCAAGCGCATCGAGGGTCATCCGTTCGTCGTCAAAAAGGTGACAAAGCGGGAGCGAAAGCGCAATCCGGCGCCCCCTTTTACCACCAGTTCGCTGCAGCAGGAAGCGGCCCGCAAGCTGAACTTTCGCACGGCGCGGACGATGATGATCGCCCAGCAGCTGTACGAAGGGATCGATCTGGGCAAAGAAGGCACGGTGGGCCTCATCACCTATATGCGCACGGACTCGACGCGCGTTTCGGCTACGGCGCAAGCGGAGGCAAAAGCGTACATCGAACAGCAGTTTGGTCCCGCCTACGCGCTGAAGGAAGCGCGCACCCACAGCAAAAGCGAAACGGCCCAGGATGCGCATGAGGCGATTCGCCCCACCTCGGTGCTGCGCACGCCCGATCAGGTGAAAGCGTATCTGTCGCGTGACCAGCTGCGGCTGTATCGGCTGATCTGGGAGCGTTTCCTGGCCAGTCAGATGGAAGCGGCCGTTCTCGACACGATGTCGGTTGACATTGAGGTGAACGGGGTGCTTTTCCGGGCGACCGGCTCCAAGGTGAAGTTCCCCGGCTTCATGAAAGTGTACGTGGAAGGCAGCGATGACGGCGGCAAGGAGGAGAACGTCTTCCTCCCGCCGCTCGAAGAGGGGCAGGTGCTGGAGCGGCAGGCGATCGAACCGGAGCAGCACTTTACGCAACCGCCGCCGCGTTATACCGAAGCGCGGCTGGTCAAGACGCTGGAGGAGAACGGGATCGGCCGCCCCTCTACGTACGCGCCCACCTTGGAAACGATCCAAAAGCGGGGCTATGTCGCGCTGGTGGATCGGCGGTTCGTACCAACCGAACTGGGGGAAATCGTCATCTCGCTGATTGAGGAGTTCTTCCCGGAAATCCTGGACGTGGAGTTCACCTCGCAGATGGAATCGGATCTCGATAAAATCGAAGAGGGGATGGCCAATTGGGTCAAGGTGCTCGACGAGTTTTATGCCGATTTCGCACCGCGCGTGCAGGCAGCAGAGGAACAGATGGAAGAAGTCGAGCTGAAAGACGAACTGTCCGACGAAGTCTGCGACCGCTGCGGCCGGCACATGGTGTATAAAATGGGGCGGTTCGGCAAGTTTCTCGCCTGCTCGGGATTCCCCGAGTGCCGCAACACCAAACCGATTGTCAAATCGACAGGGGTGATCTGTCCTTCCTGCCAAGCCGGCGAAATTATCGAGCGGAAGAGCAAGAAGAGCCGGCTCTTTTACGGCTGCAGCAATTACCCGCAGTGCGAGTTTGTCTCCTGGGATAAGCCGCTTCCCCGCCACTGCCCCAAATGCAGCGCCATGCTGGTGGAGAAAAGGCGGAAAAAGCAGGGTGTGCAGGTGGCTTGTACGCAGTGTGATTATCAGGAAGAGACAGATGCTTGAGACGCAGAAGCGCATGTGAACGGAAGGTGGAGGGTGCAGCATGGTTGAACCATACATCACGGTCGTCGGCGCCGGGCTGGCGGGAAGCGAGGCTGCCTGGCAGGCCGCCCAGGCCGGCGTCCGCGTGCGGCTGTTTGAGATGCGGCCGCACAAACAAACGCCCGCACATCATACGGACAAGTTTGCCGAGCTGGTCTGCAGCAACTCGCTGCGCGCCAACTCCTTAACCAATGCCGTCGGCGTGCTGAAAGAAGAGATGCGCCGCCTCGATTCGCTGATCGTTCGCGCGGCCGACCGCTGCGCGGTTCCTGCAGGGGGGGCGCTGGCCGTCGACCGGCACGAATTTGCCGACTATGTGACGCAAGCGATTCGCCAGCATCCGCTGATCGATGTGCAGCACGAAGAGATCACGGAGATTCCGGACGGGGTGGTGGTGATCGCCACCGGACCGCTGACCTCGCCGGCGCTGTCCGAGCAGTTGAAGCGCTTGACCGGTGAAGCGTACCTGTACTTTTACGATGCGGCGGCGCCGATCATCGAGAAGGACTCCATCGACATGGAGAAAGTGTTTGTCGCTTCCCGTTACGGCAAGGGGGAGGCGGCGTATCTCAACTGCCCGCTGACCGAGCAGGAATTCGACCGCTTTTACGAAGCGCTGATTACGGCGGAAGTGGTGCCGTTGAAAGAGTTTGAGCGCGAGATTTACTTTGAGGGCTGCATGCCGATCGAAGTGATGGCCAAGCGGGGACGGCAGACGATCTTGTTCGGACCGCTCAAACCGGTCGGCTTGGTCGATCCGCGCACAGGCAAACAGCCGTACGCGGTGGTGCAGCTGCGGCAGGACAACAGTGCCGCCACGCTGTACAACATGGTCGGCTTCCAGACGCATCTTAAGTGGCCGGAACAAAAACGGGTCTTTTCCCTCATCCCCGGCTTGGAAAACCTCGAAATCGTCCGCTATGGCGTGATGCATCGCAACACGTTTATCAACTCGCCCAAGCTGCTGCGCCCCACGTATCAGTACAAGGGGCGGGACACGCTGTTTTTTGCCGGGCAGATGACCGGCGTGGAGGGATATGTAGAGTCGGCAGCCTCTGGATTGCTCGCCGGCCGGAACGCGGCTCGGCTGGTGCGGGGCGAGCAGCTGCTGGTGCTGCCGCGCGAGACGATCATCGGGAGCATGGCCCACTACATTACGACGGCAGACCCGGACAACTTCCAGCCGATGAACGCCAACTTTGGCCTGGTTCCCCCGCTGCCGCAAAAAATCCGCAGTAAAAAAGAGCGGAACGAGCAGTTGGCAAAACGGGCGCTGGACACTATTCTGAATTTTACACAAAATAGACACAATTTGGGTTGATCGCTGCTATTTTCATATGTTACGATATAGGTGCCTTTTGGGGAGAGTGCATGTGAGATGGACAAAAAGGCTGATGTTTCCGCAGCATTGACCGCTTTTACTGCTTACTTAACCGTTGAAAAGAACGCGTCTCCTCACACGGTAAAAGAGTATGTTGCCGATATCAACGAATTTGCGGTCTTTCTGGAACAGCATCAAATCACCGCGTTGGATGCTGTTTCTTATTTGCAAGGGCGCGCGTACCTGACCCGGCTCGTGCAAAAAGGCCTGTCTCGCCGCAGCATTGCGCGCAAGCTGTCGAGCCTGCGCAGCTTTTACCGCTTTTTGCTGCGCGAAGAGCGGGTTGCGCAAAACCCGTTCCAAATGGTGACGACACCAAAGCTGGAGAAAAAACTGCCGTCCTTTCTCTACCCGCAGGAAATCGAGGCGTTGTTCGCCCAGTTTGACGCGACGAGCCCGTTGGGACAGCGGGATTGCGTCATTTTTGAGCTGTTGTACGCAAGCGGCGTTCGCGTGTCCGAACTGGTGGCGATCCGCACCGATGCGGTCGATTTGGCCAACGGCATTGTGCTTGTCATGGGGAAGGGAGCGAAAGAACGCTACGTACCCATCGGCAGTTATGCAATCGAGGCGATTCGGCAATACAAAGAACAGGGTAGAGTAAAGCTGTTGGCCGGCAGACAGGACAGCGGCTGCCTGCTGTTGAACTATCGGGGCGAACCGCTCTCCGCCCGAAGCGTTCGCCGCGTCGTGGACAACTATGTGCGGGCAACCGCGCTGAGCCTGAACGTGTCTCCCCATACGTTTCGCCACACGTTTGCCACTCATATGCTGAATGCGGGGGCAGATTTGCGTACAGTGCAGGAACTGCTCGGTCATGTCAACATTTCCACGACGCAAATATACACGCACGTGACAAAAGAGCGGCTGCGCGAGGTGTACCAGGCCGCGCATCCGCGAGCGGAAAGAGGAGGAAACGCCTGATGGAACAGTTCCACGCAACTACGATTTTTGCCATCCATCATCAAGGGGAAGCGGCAATGGCGGGCGACGGGCAGGTCACGATCGGGAACAGCATGGTGATGAAGCACGGCGCCAAAAAAGTGAGACGCCTCTATCGCGGAGAAGTGATTGCCGGGTTCGCAGGCTCGGTGGCAGATGCGATTACGCTCTTTGAAAGATTTGAAGGAAAGCTGGAAGAATACCATGGAAATCTGCAGCGTGCTGCCGTCGAGTTGACCAAGGAGTGGCGGTCGGATAAAGTCTTGCGCCGGCTTGAGGCGATGATGATCGTGATGAACCGGAGCCATCTGCTCCTCCTCTCCGGCAGCGGCGAAGTGATCGAGCCGGACGACGGCATCCTGGCGATCGGCTCGGGTGGCGGTTTTGCTCTCGCTGCAGGCAGGGCCTTGAAAAAGCATGCCGCTCATTTATCCGCGCGCGAGATCGCCGAAGCCGCTCTGTTAACGGCAGCAGAAATCTGTGTCTATACCAACGCCAATCTGGTCGTGGAAGAGATGAAGCGTGAATAGGGAGGAATCCGCGTTGTTAAAGCTGGAGCAGTTGACTCCCAGGAAGATCGTGGAACACCTTGACAAGTACATTGTCGGGCAGGCCCAGGCAAAACGGGCGATCGCGATCGCGCTGCGCAACCGTTACCGGCGCAGTTTGCTGGCCGAGGGCATCATGGAAGAAGTGGTGCCGAAGAATATCCTGATGATCGGGCCAACCGGTGTCGGCAAAACGGAAATCGCCAGGCGAATCGCCAAGCTGACGGGAGCACCTTTTATCAAGGTGGAAGCGACCAAGTTCACGGAAGTGGGCTACGTCGGGCGCGACGTTGAATCCATGGTGCGTGATTTGGTGGAAACCGCGATTCGCATGGTGAAGAACGAAAAAATGGAATCGGTCAAGGAAAAGGCGGAAAAATTGGCTGACGAAGCGATTGTCAATATCCTCGTTCCATCTCGCAAACAGCAGCACGGCTTCAAAAACCCGTTTGAGATGCTGTTTGCCAACCAACAGCAGCCCCAGGCAGCCCAGCCGGACACTGACGACGCGGCCATTCAGCAGCAGCGCAGGCAAGTGGCTTTTCAACTAGCCAGCGGTCAGTTGGAAGATCAGATCATCGAGATTGAAGTGGAAGATCAGGCCCCTTCCATGTTTGATCTGTTTCAACTGCCGGGAGCCGAGCAAATGGGGATGCAGATGCAGGACATGCTGGGTAACCTGCTGCCGAAACGGACCAAAAAGCGAAAGCTGAAGGTGAGTGAAGCGCGAAAGGTATTGATCCAGCAAGAAGCACAAAAATTGGTTGATATGGATGAAGTGATCCAAGAATCGGTTTTTCGGGCGGAACAACAGGGTATTATCTTTATCGATGAAATCGATAAGATTGCCGGGAAAGACGGGCGCGGCCCCGACGTGTCGCGGGAAGGCGTGCAGCGCGATATCCTGCCGATCGTCGAGGGCTCGACGGTGATGACGAAATACGGGCCGGTGAAAACGGACTACATCTTGTTTATCGCCGCCGGCGCGTTTCACATCGCCAAGCCGTCCGATCTGATCCCCGAGCTGCAGGGGCGGTTCCCGATCCGCGTCGAACTGACCAGTTTGCAGGAAGAAGATTTTTTCCGCATCCTGACAGAGCCGCAGAATGCGTTAATCAAGCAGTACACGGCGTTGTTGGAGACGGAAGGTATCAAAATAGAATTTTCTGAAGAAGCTATTAGAGAAATCGCCAAGCTGGCAACCGAAGTGAACCAGGCGACGGAGAACATCGGGGCGAGACGACTGCACACGATCATGGAGAAATTGCTGGAGGATCTTTCCTTCGAAGCTCCGGACATCCACTTGGAGAAAGTGGTGATCACGCCGCAGTACGTGCGTGAGAAACTGGCCAGCATCGTCTCGAATCGCGATCTCAGTCAGTACATCTTGTAGGGAACCGCAAAGAAAACATCAGGAGGCAAAAGAGAATGGATTTGTTGTCAAAGACCAGGAGAATTAACCGTATGCTGCAAAAATCGGCGGGACATGCGGTCGATTTTGATGAAATGGCCCAGGTATTAAGCGACGTCATCGAAGCCAATGTCTTTGTTGTCAGTCGAAAGGGCAAATTGCTGGGTTACGCGATCGCCCAGGAGATTGACAATGAACGGATCCGCAAAATGCTGGTGGAGCGTCGTTTGCCGGAGGACTACAGCCAAAACCTGCTGAAGGTGGAGGAGACGTCGGCCAACCTCGGCATTGACAGTCCGTATACCGCATTTCCGGTAGAAATGAAAGACGTGCTGTCCTCCGCGCTGACCACGATCGTTCCGATCATGGGCGGCGGCGACCGCCTCGGAACGCTGATTCTGGCCCGCGTCAACAATCGTTTCGTCGACGACGACCTGATCCTCGCAGAGGTGGGGGCAACGGTGGTCGGGATGGAGATTCTGCGCGAACGTTCGGAGGCGATCGAGGAGGAAGCGCGCAGCAAAGCGGTCGTCCAAATGGCGATCGGCTCGCTCTCCTACAGCGAGCTGGAAGCGGTCGAACACATTTTTGAAGAACTGGACGGCAAGGAAGGACTGCTGGTCGCCTCCAAGATCGCCGACAGGGTCGGGATTACCCGTTCGGTCATCGTCAATGCGCTGCGCAAATTGGAGAGTGCGGGTGTCATCGAATCTCGTTCACTCGGGATGAAGGGGACATTTATCAAGGTGCTGAACGAAAAATTGCTGCCGGAATTGGAGAAATTAAAAGCGTACTAAAGGCATAGGCATGCTTTTAAGAGAAAGGGCTGTGATACTGGCAGCCTTTTCTCTTTTTTTCTTAGCAAAAGTTGGCAAAAGCTGTCGAATGAGGAGGAATAGACGGATCGCAAGACTATTTTCATAGGCATTTGGAAATGAGAAGAGAACGAATGATGCGGGCAATCAGGGTCTTATGAAGCAAAAAAACAGTCTGGAAAAGTTAGGCCTTTATTCGTGTTATTCATTTTTTATGTTTTTTTCGTGTCGTGTTGTCGAATTAGCAGGAGAAATTGCGAGATTTGCAGAAGATGTTAGGTGTCAGGAAGACATTACCTGCATTCTTGCAATCGATGATAAGCGGCGGAAAGAGGAAGCGAAAAAGGTTTACCAGATCAAAAATTGGGGTATTCAATCAAAATGAATTACTCCAGTTATGTAAAAAACAGGGGAGGGAGCCGGATGATTGACTCTGACAACCTGCGTTTGCTGGAGCGCTCTCTGGATGTCAGCATGCTGCGACAGCGGGTGATCGCGAACAATATCGCCAATGCAGACACACCTCACTTCACAAGCAAACGTGTCGTGTTCGAGGAATTGCTGCGCCAGGAACTGGAACGGCCGGCAAGCAAGCTGCGTGCGTACCGGACGGATCCGCGTCACCTGCCGTTCCGCACGATCGGTTCCATACCCGAACCGCTGATTGCGGCTAATCCGAATGCGATGGTGCAGCACAATGGCAACGATGTTGATCTGGAGTACGAAATGAGCGAAATGGCTGAGAACCAAATCTGGTACAACGGCTTGGTGCAACTGACGGGTGGTTATTTCAGCAAGTTGAGCAGTGTCATTAATGGAGGAGGGAAGTAATCGCAGATGAGCTTGTTTCGGGGGATGGACACAAGTGCCTCGGCACTGACCGCTAACCGCTTGCGGCTGGACACGATCGCGGCCAACATCGCCAACGCCAACTCGACGCGCGCCCGCCTGGTAGACGGGGTATGGCAGCCGTACCGGAGAAAGATGGTGGAGATTGCCCCCAAGTCCGACCAGAGCTTTGATTCGCTGCTGTCCGCGGCGATTGGTATGGTCAGCGGGGCGAGGCCCGAGCAGGGCGTTCGCGTGCAAGCGATTCGCGAAGACGACACGCCGTTTAAGCGCGTGTACAATCCGGAACATCCGGATGCCGATCAGGAAGGATACGTGCTGATGCCCAACGTGGACATCATGAAAGAAATGGTCGACATGATCTCGGCATCCCGTTCCTACGAAGCCAATGTGACCGTGTTGAATGCGACCAAGAGCATGATGATGAAAGCATTGGAAATCAGCCGGCGATAAGGAGCGAGGTAAGGGATGCAAATCAATCCGCTTAGCAAACTAGCGATACAACCGACAACCGCAGCGGGAAAGGCGACCCCGGCGGAAGTGGCCCAATCGTTTTCTACGTATTTGTCCGATGCGCTGGGGCAGCTGAACAAAGCCCAGTTGAATGCGGAGTACTTCACGCAGCAGTACATTACCGGCCAGGTGGAAGACATCCATCAAGTGATGATTGCCGGGCAAAAAGCATCCGTCATGCTCGAACTGAGCATGCAGGTCCGCAACAAGGTGATCGAATCCTATCAGGAAATCATGCGGATGCAACTGTAACCGCGATGAGCTGAAAGCATTGCTGTAACCGCCGGGTGAGGTGAAACATGAACGAACGTCTAGCAGTATACAGAGAACGGATCAAAGAAAAGTGGAGCCAGCTGAGCAGACGGCAAAAGTATTTGCTTGGTTTTACCGCCTTGTTTCTGCTGTTATCACTGGGATTATACATATTTTTTGCGGCTCAACCGGCCTACGTGTCGCTTTACGATCAGCGGCTCAGTCAACAGGAAATCGGGATCATCAAGCAGGAGCTGGACAGCAGGCAGATCCCCTATCGCATTACCGGCGGCGGGACGCAGATCGAGGTTCCGCAGGCGATGGCGCAGGATGTGATTGTGGAGCTTGCCGCGCAGGGAATCCCCAGCGAGGCCGGAATCAGTGCGGAGATCTTCTCCAGTACAGGCAGCTTTGGGATTACCGATCGGCAGTTTGACGTGCTGAAAAAGGACGCGCTGCAGCAGGAGTTGCAAAAAATGCTGGAGCGGGTCAATGGCGTACGATCCGCTCAGGTGATGCTGACGCTGCCGGAGGAGACCCTGTTCGTCACCGAGACGCCGGCAGAGGCGACCGCCTCCGTTATCGTCGAAGTGGAGCCGGGCACGCGGTTGAACCAGCAGCAGATCAAGGCGCTTTACTATCTCGTATCGCGCTCGGTGGAGAATCTGCCGCTGGAGAACATCACGATCAGCGACCAGTACTCCAATTTGCTGGAATTGAATGAGACGGACGAGAGCGGCGCGTCGTTGTCGCTGTATGAACAGCAGGAAAAAATCAGGTCCAACTACGAGCGGAAAATTGAGCGGGACTTGTACAACCTGCTGGGCACGATCATGGGCCGCGACAAAGTGGTCGTCCACGCAGCGGTCAAGATGGATTTCGCCAAGGAAAACCGGGTGGAAAACCTGGTGGAGCCTGTCGACCGGGAAAACAACGAAGGCATTATCATCAGCGCGGAAAGCCTGTCCAAGACGTACAGCGGACAGGGCGCACCGCCGGGCGGCATTGCCGGTACCGGTGCCAATGATGTTCCCGGCTATCCCGGCGGAGATCAACAGGGCAGCACCAGCGATTACGAAGAGCTGAGCGAACGGGTAAACCGGGAGGTAAACCGCATTACTCGCAATATTACGGAAAGTCCGTATCAGGTTGAAGATATCTCCATAAACGTCGGTGTCGCGCCGCCAGAAGGCGGACAGCTGGATCCGCAGACCATTGAAAACATCAGGCAGATCCTGCGCAATGTGGTTTTTGTGACGCTGAGCGACCGGCAGCTTACCCAGGACGAACTGGATCAGCGGATTTCCGTCTTCGAGCGTCCGTTCGACGGCAGAGTGGAAGTGGAAGAGGCATCCTTGAGCCCGTACATCTTGTACGGCGTGGGAGCACTTGCCCTATTGGCCGCTGCGGCGGTTGCCTACCTCATCATTCGCCGCCGACGTCAGGCGGAGCAGGAAGCAGAAGAGCTTCCCGAGCTGCCCGTCTCCCAGTCCACCGAAATACCGGATCTGGAGTACGCCGAGGACAGCGACG contains:
- the codY gene encoding GTP-sensing pleiotropic transcriptional regulator CodY; translated protein: MDLLSKTRRINRMLQKSAGHAVDFDEMAQVLSDVIEANVFVVSRKGKLLGYAIAQEIDNERIRKMLVERRLPEDYSQNLLKVEETSANLGIDSPYTAFPVEMKDVLSSALTTIVPIMGGGDRLGTLILARVNNRFVDDDLILAEVGATVVGMEILRERSEAIEEEARSKAVVQMAIGSLSYSELEAVEHIFEELDGKEGLLVASKIADRVGITRSVIVNALRKLESAGVIESRSLGMKGTFIKVLNEKLLPELEKLKAY
- the flgB gene encoding flagellar basal body rod protein FlgB — translated: MIDSDNLRLLERSLDVSMLRQRVIANNIANADTPHFTSKRVVFEELLRQELERPASKLRAYRTDPRHLPFRTIGSIPEPLIAANPNAMVQHNGNDVDLEYEMSEMAENQIWYNGLVQLTGGYFSKLSSVINGGGK
- the flgC gene encoding flagellar basal body rod protein FlgC; its protein translation is MSLFRGMDTSASALTANRLRLDTIAANIANANSTRARLVDGVWQPYRRKMVEIAPKSDQSFDSLLSAAIGMVSGARPEQGVRVQAIREDDTPFKRVYNPEHPDADQEGYVLMPNVDIMKEMVDMISASRSYEANVTVLNATKSMMMKALEISRR
- the fliE gene encoding flagellar hook-basal body complex protein FliE, with amino-acid sequence MQINPLSKLAIQPTTAAGKATPAEVAQSFSTYLSDALGQLNKAQLNAEYFTQQYITGQVEDIHQVMIAGQKASVMLELSMQVRNKVIESYQEIMRMQL
- the fliF gene encoding flagellar basal-body MS-ring/collar protein FliF — encoded protein: MNERLAVYRERIKEKWSQLSRRQKYLLGFTALFLLLSLGLYIFFAAQPAYVSLYDQRLSQQEIGIIKQELDSRQIPYRITGGGTQIEVPQAMAQDVIVELAAQGIPSEAGISAEIFSSTGSFGITDRQFDVLKKDALQQELQKMLERVNGVRSAQVMLTLPEETLFVTETPAEATASVIVEVEPGTRLNQQQIKALYYLVSRSVENLPLENITISDQYSNLLELNETDESGASLSLYEQQEKIRSNYERKIERDLYNLLGTIMGRDKVVVHAAVKMDFAKENRVENLVEPVDRENNEGIIISAESLSKTYSGQGAPPGGIAGTGANDVPGYPGGDQQGSTSDYEELSERVNREVNRITRNITESPYQVEDISINVGVAPPEGGQLDPQTIENIRQILRNVVFVTLSDRQLTQDELDQRISVFERPFDGRVEVEEASLSPYILYGVGALALLAAAAVAYLIIRRRRQAEQEAEELPELPVSQSTEIPDLEYAEDSDGVVVRKQLEKLARTKPEEFVTLLRTWLAEE